The Flavobacteriales bacterium genome contains the following window.
AGCAGAAGTACACCGATGAGGGCAGCGACCGCAAAGTGCGCGACAAGGACGACTTCAACCTGTTGCCCTACAATGTTGCCGCTGCGGTGCGTCTTGGGGTGGGAAGCCTCGCACTATTCGCCGAGTACGGCCTCACCACGCTGTTCGAGGACGGTGGCAGCCCGGTGCTCGTGCCGGTGACGGTGGGTGTCCAGGTGGTCGGGTTCTGAACGCGTTGAGGTAGGCTTCCAGCGCAACAAGGGAAATACGAGGGAGGCCGAAAGCGGGCCGCCGGTGTGAACGTCACCGAGCGGCCCGCCGCTATTTTCGCCGCCCGTCCGCCTAAGGCGGGCCCTTCAAACGGAACCCATGGGCCGCATCTTCGAGAAACGCAAGCACAAGATCTTCGCACGCAACGCCAAGCTGAGCAAGCTCTTCACCCGCATCGGCAAGGAAATAGCCATGGCGGTGAAGGCCGGTGGGCCGAACCCGGACGCCAACACGCGGTTGCGCATGGCCATCCAGAACGCCCGCGGCATGAACATGCCCAAGGACAACGTGGACCGCGCCATCAAGAAAGCGGCAGCGGGGGGCGAAGGAGCGGATTTCGCCGAGGTCACCTACGAGGGCTACGCGCCCGGGGGGGTGGCCATCTTCGTGGATGCCGCAACCAACAACACCACACGCACCGTGGCCAACGTGCGAAGCTTCTTCAGCAAGTGTGACGGCACCTTGGGCACCAACGGTTCGCTCTCGCACGTGTTCGATCGCAAAGGCGAATTCGTGGTGGAGAACGCCGCGTTGAAGGGCCGCGACGGCGATGAGTTCGAAATGGAGTGCATCGATGCCGGTGCTGATGATGTGCACCGCGATGAAGAGGGGTTCATCATCCTCACCCCGTTCCAAGGCTTCGGTGCCATGCAGCAGAAACTCGAGGAGTTGGGCATCGACAGCAAGAGCGCCGAGCTGAAGCGCTTCCCGTTGTCAATGATCCCCGTCGACCTGACCACGGCCCGCAACGTGATGAAGCTGGTGGACATGCTGGAAGAGGACGACGACGTGAACGCCGTGTACCACAACATGGAACTGAGCGAGGAGGTGGAGGCGGAACTGGCGAAGGGGTGAACCATGTGGCCATGGGTTCATGTGCCCATGTGCTCATGCGGCCGTGCGCATGGGCAACGTGTCTCGATGGTGGCAGTGCGGTTCGAGCAGTTCATGGACAAATGGCCACATGGTTCTTCACCCCACAGCCGTGAAGCGGATGTGGTAGTTGGTGCCGCGTGTACCACTGTCCACCGTAACGAACCCGTTCAGTTGCTCCGTAAGGCTTTCCACCAGGCCCATGCCCAGTGAACTGTCCTCGTTGGGCTGCTGCTGGTTTTCCATGCCCACTCCGTCGTCCGAGTAACGCAGGTCGTAGGTGTTGGGACCGACCGAGGAAAGCACCAGATCGACGCGGCCCTGCTGGCGGCCTTTGAAAGCGTGTTTGAAGCTGTTGGTGATGAGCTCGTTGACGATCAGGCCGAGGGGCACCATCGTGTTCAGGTCCAGTTCCAGGCCGGGTTCGATGATGGCGCCGTACGTGATGCTCTCACGCACATCGTTCACGCGCACCAGCTCGGCGAACAGTTCATCGAGGTAGCGCGCCACGTCGAGGCGGGCGAGGTCATCGCCTTTGTAGAGCTTCTCGTGGATGAGCGCCATGCTGCTCACGCGGCTTTGGCTCAGCTCGAAGGCGTGCTGCAAGCGCTCATCGTCCATGCCCGCACTTTGCAGCCGCAGCAAGCTGGCCACCACTTGCAGGTTATTCTTCACGCGGTGGTGGATCTCCTTGATGAGCGTGTTGATGCGCTCGTTCGCCTGCTCCAGTTTTTCCTTTTCGCTCTGGAGCGCGCGGGTCTGTTCCATGTCGCGGATGCGCGCGGCCTTCAGGTTCTCCTTCATGCGCGCGAGCGAAAGGCCGAGCACGTCCTTCTCGCCGCGGATGGGCACGGTGGTGTCGTAGTTGCCCCGCCCGATCGCTTCAGCGCTGCTGGCCAGCGAGCGCACGTTGTCGATCATGCCATTGAAGGAATCGGCCATCTCACCGATCTCATCATTAGTGCGCACAACCACCTTGCCGCTCACATCGCCTTCGGCAAGCGCATGGGCCGCATTGCTAACCTCGGTCACCGTACGCCGTATGCCGCGCATGATCACCAACGCCATCACCAGCACCGCCGCTACGGTGCCGATGAGGGCAAAGAACACCAGCGATAGCCGCACCTCCGCGTCCGAGAGGTTCTCCTCGCTGGCCGTGATGATGCCCTGGATGGAGCGGTCCTCCACCTTCTTCAGCTTGTCCATGGCCGCACTGCTGATCAGCCACCAACGCTCATTGTCCACGGGCAGCTGGTCCACGCTGCGGCGCTCCATCAGCAGGCCGGTCACCGTGTTCAGGAAGGCGATGGTATCACCGCTGTAGGTGCTACGGTAAGTCGCCAGGACTTCCGCCGGTGCATCGCGCTCGAAGAGCTGCAGGTTGCTTCTGAAATTGGCCAGCTGCAGGCTGATGGTGCT
Protein-coding sequences here:
- a CDS encoding YebC/PmpR family DNA-binding transcriptional regulator, which codes for MGRIFEKRKHKIFARNAKLSKLFTRIGKEIAMAVKAGGPNPDANTRLRMAIQNARGMNMPKDNVDRAIKKAAAGGEGADFAEVTYEGYAPGGVAIFVDAATNNTTRTVANVRSFFSKCDGTLGTNGSLSHVFDRKGEFVVENAALKGRDGDEFEMECIDAGADDVHRDEEGFIILTPFQGFGAMQQKLEELGIDSKSAELKRFPLSMIPVDLTTARNVMKLVDMLEEDDDVNAVYHNMELSEEVEAELAKG
- a CDS encoding nitrate- and nitrite sensing domain-containing protein, coding for MKWRFADLPVRTKFLVTLAIPVVGMVLLIGKQMNSSLDRRDVYQYISGQARTIELLSNVIHELQKEYALCTGFLAGRPVNEPRLGLQFVKTDEAINALQAADESGKSKTAFDGLAVLRQRVVDRRTTSPQVGQSYRRINNNLLNELTATAKLALDPVTKDRLYAHMNLLHAKEAMSVVRSKVGRGLVGEPLLAADMSTISLQLANFRSNLQLFERDAPAEVLATYRSTYSGDTIAFLNTVTGLLMERRSVDQLPVDNERWWLISSAAMDKLKKVEDRSIQGIITASEENLSDAEVRLSLVFFALIGTVAAVLVMALVIMRGIRRTVTEVSNAAHALAEGDVSGKVVVRTNDEIGEMADSFNGMIDNVRSLASSAEAIGRGNYDTTVPIRGEKDVLGLSLARMKENLKAARIRDMEQTRALQSEKEKLEQANERINTLIKEIHHRVKNNLQVVASLLRLQSAGMDDERLQHAFELSQSRVSSMALIHEKLYKGDDLARLDVARYLDELFAELVRVNDVRESITYGAIIEPGLELDLNTMVPLGLIVNELITNSFKHAFKGRQQGRVDLVLSSVGPNTYDLRYSDDGVGMENQQQPNEDSSLGMGLVESLTEQLNGFVTVDSGTRGTNYHIRFTAVG